AATGGAGTAATCAGTCTGATCTCGTGGATACCTATCTCTCCAGGATGTCTTATATCTACGGTGTAAGTTCCTATGGTTTACAGGGACTTCAAGCCTTCAAGGATCAGCTTAAAACTGTACAGGCAACTATTCAAGTGAGAGACAACAATTATGGAGTTCTGGACAATGACGATGTTTACCAGTACCTTGGGGGCCTTACCATGGCTGCAAAGATCCTTTCTGGTTCTGAAATCAGTACTTACATTGCAAACACACGTTTAAGTCCTCATATAGAGACTTTAGGTCAGTTCATGTCCAACGAAATTAGGACGAGAATTTTGAATCCTAAGTGGCAGGAAGGCATGCTCAAAGAAGGATTTTCAGGTGCCAATGAAATTTCAAAGGAGATAGGATACCTGTTCGCATGGAATGCAGTTACGCCTGATGTTGTTAAGGATTGGATGTGGCAGCAGGTTGCTCAAAACTATGCCTTTGATTCCAATTTCAGAAACCAGATGCTTCAGGCCAATCCCTATGCATACGTATCTATGCTTGGTTGGATGATGGAGGCAGTCAGGAGGGATATGTGGCAAGCGGATAAGGCAACTTTAACTGAACTAGCTAATCAGTATATTCAGTACACAAAACAATACGGTGTTGTCTGTTGCCACCATACTTGCGGAAACCTTGATTTCACCAACTTCGTAGTGGTGGGTTCTACCCTGAGTACACAACAACTCCAGGAATTTGCAGCGATTATGGAGGCAGCTACTGGTAAAACTGTAACCATAGGTTCTACTGGAACACCTTCCCAACCAACTGGTTCAGCTTCCTCTCAGGGAGCATCCTCTTCTGCTGGAGCTTCATCCGGAAGTCATCCAGCTACAGAAAGCGGAGCTCAAGGTACATCTGAATCCCAATTTGAATCCCAATCTGCCCAAACCGCGGGTAGTGACGGGTCTTCCAAAACCTACGAAGTATCCCAGAAGAGTTCTTCAGCCCCTGAGTCCAGTATGCCCATAGTGGCCATATTGGGAGTGATTATCCTGGTTGGTCTGGTAGGATTCGGTTACTTCAGAGGAACTATGAAAAATTAAAGAGATAATTAACCCCCTTTCCTTTTTTTTGGGGATTATTTTTTATTATTTTGGAGAATATTGAACTCATATCTGTTGGGTGGAGGTGATGTATCCTGGAAATAAATGATCAAAATCAATTATAGGGGCCTATAAGGACTTTATAAAGATTTTTACAGGAATTTCATCCTTAAAATTAACTAAAAAATGGCAATGAAACTAATTAGTTTACAATAATTATTACATTAGGGGTGAAAACTTGCTAAAAAGTATTAAAATAGCTAATGTATTACTTAATAACCTGTTTTAACTTGGAAAGTAATAATACTTAACTGATCGAAAATATTATAAGTTATTTAATTAAATTCTTATTGTGGTTAATAGGAGGTTGTGTGATTAAAATGATGGATTTACTCTGGCAACTGGGAATACTCTCGGTGGTAATGGTTTTTGGGATTAAAATAGGATTGGCAATGGGATTTGCCGGCCTTTCCAGGAAGTTAACTGCAGCCATAATCCTGGGCTACGGTGGGGGCATATTGTTACTCACTTACATTGCGGGTAGTTTTGTGGAACAGCTTCAGGGATTCATCTATGCCTACAGTTCTGTTTTAGGTATTGCCATGGCCGCTGTTATTCTGTATGCGGGTTTCCACACCCTCAAAGAATGGAAAATACACAGCAAGGATAGTATCACTGCCACCTGCATGGCCATGATAGCGCCCTGTCCCTGTTGTTTCGGAGCAGCAGTGGCCGCCATCATCATTGCCGCACCCATGATCGGTGCTTCTGC
This genomic window from Methanobacterium formicicum contains:
- a CDS encoding DUF2162 domain-containing protein yields the protein MMDLLWQLGILSVVMVFGIKIGLAMGFAGLSRKLTAAIILGYGGGILLLTYIAGSFVEQLQGFIYAYSSVLGIAMAAVILYAGFHTLKEWKIHSKDSITATCMAMIAPCPCCFGAAVAAIIIAAPMIGASAFVVGEYAAVFLMITMTVCYLISGLIGRALNKPYPVLLGNFMLFAGFYFLTSAIVIPNISTVLTQQMSPVEIPDIWTFAYAVITILVLTVAGYYLARRQSPFLGQTSGSNQE